One genomic region from Evansella sp. LMS18 encodes:
- a CDS encoding glutathione peroxidase, protein MSIHQFSAQLINGEEKQLSDYEGKVLLIVNTATKCGLAPQFKELQELHEKYKEQNFEVLGFPSNQFMNQEPGADEEVAQRCEINFGVTFPLFKKIEVKGENAHPLYQYLTEAKKGVLTSDIKWNFTKFLIDKDGSVVKRYSPTTTPAKIEDDIKRLL, encoded by the coding sequence ATGAGCATTCATCAATTTTCCGCACAATTAATAAACGGTGAAGAAAAACAATTATCCGATTACGAAGGAAAAGTACTGCTTATTGTCAACACAGCGACGAAATGTGGACTGGCTCCTCAGTTTAAAGAGCTTCAGGAGCTGCATGAGAAATATAAGGAGCAGAATTTTGAGGTTCTCGGTTTTCCGAGCAATCAGTTCATGAATCAGGAACCAGGGGCCGATGAAGAGGTAGCCCAAAGATGCGAAATAAATTTCGGGGTTACTTTTCCGCTTTTTAAGAAGATAGAAGTAAAAGGAGAAAACGCTCACCCTTTATACCAGTATTTAACCGAAGCGAAAAAAGGCGTGCTCACCTCTGATATAAAGTGGAATTTCACGAAGTTTCTAATCGATAAAGACGGCAGTGTTGTAAAGCGTTATTCGCCTACAACTACTCCCGCAAAAATCGAAGATGATATTAAGAGGCTTCTGTAA
- a CDS encoding S8 family serine peptidase, whose translation MQGKIRNFYIYSLIIILSFSMFSGTGFATGSGQNANISSVHIDVDEKSSETVTVIVELEEASIAEAKYKGRAQSKQKLAAERNNVISHIEAAVSSVTINQEYDHVFSGFSAEVAENQLYELAAVAGVKAVYPNETYEVSSIDEGALVDAESFSPAMMDSAPFIGSREAWEAGFTGEGITVAVIDTGVDYTHPDLTDNFGDYKGWDFVDNTDSPQETPADDPRGDSTNHGTHVAGTIAANGEIKGVAPDATLLAYRVLGPGGSGTTENVIAAIERSVKDGADVINLSLGNTTNDPDFATSIALDWAMAEGVVAVTSNGNSGPDNWTVGSPGTSREAISTGATQLPYNLFNASIVAAENIVLDSSAVMGHPGEEQLLKLDGKELEIVHAGYGTVSDFEDAGTEGKIALISRGEIPFVDKAQNAKAAGAAGAIIYNNTEGEQPDVPGLAVPTLKISQTDGEQLLAELKAGNNTVHISLTEAGEMGETMADFSSRGPVMNNWMIKPDVSAPGVAIVSTVPTHNPEAPYGYASMQGTSMAAPHVAGAAALVLQANPDWSVDFVKAALMNTAEKLYDANGVIYPHNSQGAGSIRVLDAIKAETLITPGSHSFGVFNKDIGKEVRSQSITINNLSDERKRYSFNFEGTEGIKIMNSNNTQVQPGSTQDINFRVQVDAAKTEPGYHEGIIKVSDGNKTFEVPAIVFIHEPDYPLLHDLSLIDEGDHLAGTVNVLTGADQFNLRIRDPYTGELLAEPAAAADIAPGIHSFSWDLTIDGKPLSEGLYGINAYAKYGEDEFELFGPVLTID comes from the coding sequence ATGCAAGGTAAAATACGCAACTTCTATATTTACTCACTCATTATTATTCTTTCGTTTTCCATGTTCAGCGGGACTGGTTTTGCCACCGGTTCAGGTCAGAACGCAAACATTTCATCTGTCCACATCGACGTTGATGAAAAGTCCTCTGAAACAGTGACTGTCATCGTGGAGCTGGAAGAGGCTTCTATTGCTGAAGCAAAGTACAAAGGGCGGGCACAATCAAAACAGAAACTTGCTGCAGAACGCAATAATGTTATTTCTCATATCGAAGCTGCTGTTTCTTCGGTAACAATAAATCAGGAATATGATCATGTTTTTTCCGGATTTTCAGCTGAGGTAGCAGAGAACCAACTATATGAGCTGGCTGCTGTTGCAGGGGTGAAAGCTGTTTACCCAAACGAAACTTATGAAGTCTCCTCCATTGATGAAGGAGCACTTGTGGATGCTGAGTCATTCAGCCCGGCAATGATGGACAGCGCACCGTTTATAGGGTCTCGTGAAGCCTGGGAAGCAGGTTTTACAGGGGAAGGAATTACTGTAGCAGTAATTGATACTGGTGTAGACTATACCCATCCTGACCTTACAGATAACTTTGGTGATTATAAAGGCTGGGACTTTGTGGATAACACTGACAGCCCGCAGGAAACTCCTGCTGATGATCCTCGCGGGGATTCTACTAACCACGGCACGCATGTGGCCGGGACAATTGCAGCAAACGGCGAAATTAAAGGTGTCGCTCCTGACGCCACACTTCTTGCTTATCGTGTATTAGGGCCTGGCGGCAGCGGTACTACGGAAAATGTTATTGCTGCTATTGAGCGTTCTGTAAAAGACGGTGCTGACGTTATTAACTTGTCTCTTGGTAACACGACAAACGACCCCGATTTTGCAACTAGTATTGCATTAGACTGGGCAATGGCTGAAGGTGTCGTAGCTGTTACATCAAACGGTAACAGCGGACCGGATAACTGGACAGTTGGTTCACCGGGAACTTCCCGTGAAGCAATTTCCACAGGTGCAACTCAGCTGCCTTATAACTTGTTTAATGCCAGCATTGTTGCTGCTGAAAATATTGTTCTCGATAGTTCAGCAGTTATGGGACATCCAGGAGAGGAACAGCTTCTTAAGTTAGATGGTAAAGAGTTAGAAATAGTCCACGCTGGCTATGGAACGGTTTCCGACTTTGAAGATGCCGGGACAGAAGGAAAAATAGCATTAATAAGCCGTGGAGAAATCCCTTTTGTCGATAAGGCACAAAACGCAAAAGCCGCAGGCGCAGCCGGAGCGATTATTTATAATAATACAGAAGGCGAACAGCCGGATGTGCCGGGGCTTGCTGTTCCGACCCTTAAAATTTCACAGACTGATGGAGAGCAGCTTCTGGCTGAGCTGAAAGCAGGAAATAATACAGTTCATATTTCTCTTACAGAAGCTGGAGAAATGGGAGAAACGATGGCTGATTTCTCTTCCCGTGGGCCAGTTATGAACAACTGGATGATTAAGCCTGATGTTTCAGCTCCTGGTGTTGCTATCGTTAGCACTGTTCCCACGCACAATCCTGAAGCTCCATACGGTTACGCTTCTATGCAGGGAACGAGCATGGCAGCTCCTCACGTTGCCGGTGCTGCAGCTCTTGTTTTACAAGCTAACCCGGACTGGAGTGTTGACTTTGTTAAAGCAGCTCTAATGAACACTGCGGAAAAACTTTACGATGCAAATGGCGTTATTTACCCTCATAACAGCCAGGGTGCAGGAAGTATTCGTGTTCTGGATGCTATTAAAGCAGAAACACTCATTACACCTGGCAGCCATTCTTTCGGAGTTTTTAATAAAGATATTGGAAAAGAAGTAAGAAGCCAGAGTATTACAATCAATAATCTGTCTGACGAGCGTAAAAGATACTCCTTTAATTTTGAAGGAACAGAAGGAATTAAAATCATGAACAGTAATAACACTCAGGTTCAGCCTGGCAGCACGCAGGATATTAATTTCCGCGTCCAGGTTGATGCCGCAAAAACAGAGCCTGGATATCATGAAGGGATTATCAAAGTAAGCGATGGAAACAAAACATTTGAAGTACCGGCAATTGTTTTTATCCACGAGCCTGATTACCCGCTGTTACATGATTTATCACTTATTGATGAAGGTGACCACCTGGCTGGAACTGTTAACGTTCTGACCGGTGCTGATCAATTTAACCTTCGGATCAGAGACCCCTATACAGGTGAGCTTCTCGCAGAACCAGCTGCTGCAGCTGATATAGCGCCGGGCATCCACAGCTTCAGCTGGGATTTGACAATTGATGGCAAGCCCCTAAGCGAAGGACTATATGGGATTAACGCGTATGCTAAGTATGGTGAAGATGAATTTGAATTGTTTGGTCCTGTATTAACTATCGATTAA
- a CDS encoding cbb3-type cytochrome c oxidase subunit I → MEAVKLNFQDKTNKALGINEEDALITKTYMIVAFTALLIGGTLGLLQGLNRAGLLELPVWFNYYQVLTAHGLLLVLVLTAFFTIGYFYAAMSHSLGGLLPKVRKMAWIGFGMKIVGFVMAVIPILLNQATVMFTFYPPMAASPWFYIGLVFIVLGVWMCAFGAFIQVANWRKNNKGQHLPIISYFATGVFVLLFFGSVPVAIEVLYIIPWSIGWIETINVMLARTLFWAFGHTLVNIWYLTALSAWYVVVPKIIGGRRFSDTLTRLVIILLVIMNIPGGFHHQIVDPGITESVKYMHVFMSLAIGFPSLMTAYAMFSVFEKTARKKGGTGIFAWFKKLPWGDVRFLAPMIAMIAFIPGGAGGIVQSTNQLNQVVHNTLWVVGHFHLTVGTTVVLTFFGISYWLVPYVSKRVLTPKINKLGVITTLIWTAGMSFMAIAMHWVGLLGSPRRTSYTTYADNATALSWDPYLMFLAVGGTLLMVGVILQVYAVVHLMFFAPKGETEFPIADVEDNASKTPMWTESWGRVVVLLLLLVAMGYVIPLVEFIGNAPPGSPPFQTW, encoded by the coding sequence ATGGAGGCAGTAAAATTAAATTTTCAGGATAAAACCAATAAGGCCTTAGGAATAAATGAAGAGGACGCCCTTATTACAAAAACATATATGATCGTAGCGTTTACAGCTCTTCTTATCGGGGGAACGTTGGGCCTCTTACAGGGGCTCAACCGGGCTGGATTGCTTGAGCTCCCGGTATGGTTTAACTACTATCAGGTTTTAACAGCACACGGTCTGCTGCTCGTTCTGGTACTCACTGCATTCTTTACGATAGGTTACTTTTATGCAGCGATGTCCCATTCATTGGGGGGACTGCTCCCTAAAGTAAGAAAGATGGCATGGATAGGCTTTGGAATGAAGATTGTCGGGTTCGTTATGGCAGTTATACCGATTCTTTTAAATCAGGCAACAGTAATGTTCACTTTTTACCCGCCAATGGCAGCTTCACCATGGTTCTATATAGGCCTTGTATTTATAGTTCTCGGTGTCTGGATGTGTGCTTTCGGAGCATTTATCCAGGTGGCGAACTGGAGAAAAAACAACAAGGGCCAGCATCTTCCGATTATCAGTTATTTTGCAACAGGTGTTTTCGTCCTCTTGTTCTTCGGAAGTGTTCCAGTAGCGATCGAGGTTCTTTACATCATTCCCTGGTCCATCGGCTGGATTGAAACTATCAATGTAATGCTTGCCAGAACACTATTCTGGGCATTCGGCCACACACTTGTTAACATCTGGTATTTGACAGCGCTTTCCGCATGGTATGTGGTAGTACCTAAAATTATCGGCGGAAGACGCTTTAGTGACACACTTACCCGTCTCGTAATCATTCTGTTAGTAATCATGAATATTCCCGGAGGGTTCCACCACCAGATTGTTGACCCGGGAATCACTGAATCAGTTAAATACATGCACGTATTTATGAGTCTGGCAATTGGTTTCCCTTCATTAATGACTGCTTACGCTATGTTCTCCGTTTTCGAGAAAACAGCGAGAAAAAAAGGCGGTACTGGAATTTTCGCCTGGTTCAAGAAGCTTCCTTGGGGAGACGTCCGGTTCCTTGCTCCAATGATCGCTATGATTGCCTTCATTCCTGGAGGAGCGGGCGGAATCGTTCAAAGCACAAACCAGTTAAACCAGGTAGTCCACAATACTTTATGGGTAGTAGGGCATTTCCACCTGACAGTAGGAACCACAGTTGTCCTTACCTTCTTTGGAATTAGTTACTGGCTTGTACCATACGTCTCTAAGAGAGTGCTGACACCAAAAATTAATAAGCTTGGAGTAATTACAACACTTATCTGGACAGCAGGTATGTCATTTATGGCCATCGCGATGCACTGGGTAGGGCTGCTCGGTTCACCGAGAAGAACGTCTTACACTACCTACGCTGACAATGCGACAGCATTAAGCTGGGATCCGTACCTGATGTTCCTGGCAGTCGGCGGAACTTTACTAATGGTCGGTGTCATCCTGCAGGTTTATGCAGTAGTACATCTCATGTTCTTCGCGCCAAAAGGGGAAACAGAATTCCCGATTGCTGATGTAGAAGATAATGCATCCAAGACACCTATGTGGACAGAAAGCTGGGGCAGAGTAGTCGTCCTTCTCCTTCTTCTGGTAGCTATGGGATATGTAATACCGCTCGTTGAGTTTATCGGCAACGCACCGCCAGGATCACCGCCATTCCAGACATGGTAA
- the cyoE gene encoding heme o synthase, translated as MGKQGVYTQAAETVVLQNERTLSSFISDMKLLLKSGVLISNSVPVFTGFWLALFLTGVSFADYWALFLLTLSGSTLVIAGALVINNWYDADIDRVMDRTSKRPTVTGSMSLKSVLTFGLVLSGAGFGLLVFTTLEAAVYAFIGWFTYVVLYTMWSKRRYTFNTIIGSVSGAVTPLIGWAAVASSFDIVPFVLFLILFIWQMPHTYAIAMRKCEEYRKAGVAMLPVVRGFEVSKRHILFYVACLFPLPFFLTSLGPVFVVTAVLMNTAWLIVAVYSLFSRDDLKWAKVNFFSSINYIMIMYVLMAVVTMPLFN; from the coding sequence ATGGGGAAACAGGGGGTATACACACAGGCAGCCGAAACAGTTGTTTTGCAAAACGAACGGACACTATCGAGCTTTATTTCTGACATGAAGCTCCTGTTAAAATCAGGAGTGTTAATCTCTAACTCAGTACCGGTATTTACCGGTTTCTGGCTGGCATTGTTTCTTACAGGCGTGTCTTTCGCTGACTACTGGGCTTTGTTTTTACTTACTTTATCAGGGAGCACCCTGGTGATTGCGGGGGCACTTGTGATAAACAACTGGTATGATGCAGATATTGACAGAGTAATGGATCGGACTAGCAAAAGGCCGACGGTTACTGGATCGATGTCGTTGAAATCTGTTTTAACGTTCGGTCTCGTTTTGAGCGGAGCAGGGTTTGGATTGTTAGTTTTTACTACCCTGGAAGCAGCGGTTTACGCCTTTATCGGCTGGTTCACTTACGTGGTGCTTTATACGATGTGGTCAAAAAGAAGATACACGTTCAATACAATTATCGGAAGCGTTTCCGGTGCTGTCACACCTTTAATTGGCTGGGCGGCGGTCGCATCAAGTTTTGATATTGTGCCTTTCGTTTTATTCCTGATTCTGTTCATCTGGCAAATGCCCCACACCTATGCGATTGCGATGAGAAAATGTGAAGAGTACCGGAAAGCAGGGGTTGCAATGCTCCCGGTCGTTCGTGGTTTCGAGGTTTCAAAAAGGCATATTTTGTTTTATGTAGCGTGCCTGTTCCCACTGCCATTCTTTCTAACCTCTCTCGGACCAGTATTCGTTGTGACGGCAGTTCTGATGAATACAGCCTGGCTGATCGTTGCCGTATACAGCCTGTTCTCCAGGGATGACTTAAAATGGGCAAAGGTTAATTTCTTTAGCTCCATCAATTATATAATGATCATGTATGTACTCATGGCAGTCGTGACAATGCCGTTGTTTAATTGA
- a CDS encoding YdiU family protein, translated as MKGDTMTRNTGASEKGWNFDNSYTRLPEKFYSSVNPDPVSAPEIIVFNESLAEELGVDAEALQGEGGADVLAGNEIPEGASPLAQAYAGHQFGHFTMLGDGRAHLLGEQITPEGERIDIQFKGSGRTPYSRGGDGRAGLGPMLREYIMSEAMHALGIPTTRSLAVVTTGDSVYRETEQQGAILTRTASSHLRVGTYEYAVRYCSEEELRKLADYTIERHYPEAGSGENPYLELLKSVINRQAELIAKWQLAGFIHGVMNTDNTTISGETIDYGPCAFMNAYDPKTVFSSIDVQGRYAYGNQPYIGGWNLARFAEALVPLLDEDDEKAVEMAQDAISAFGDLYRDYYFSGMRKKLGLFNEEEEDKQLIDSLLGMMQKHDADYTNSFLALTYDNPEDLVFSGTENFNDWHKKWQDRLERQEQSIQEARKLMHSSNPAVIPRNHRVEEALEAAVSKNDFNVMKRLLKVLGTPYEHTEDKKAYTEPPPPSDRPYQTFCGT; from the coding sequence ATGAAAGGTGATACAATGACAAGAAATACAGGAGCATCAGAAAAAGGCTGGAACTTTGACAACAGTTATACCCGGCTGCCGGAAAAGTTTTACTCCAGTGTAAACCCGGACCCTGTGAGCGCACCGGAAATAATTGTTTTTAATGAATCGCTGGCAGAGGAGCTTGGAGTTGACGCTGAAGCACTTCAAGGAGAAGGTGGAGCGGACGTTCTTGCAGGAAATGAAATTCCTGAAGGAGCTTCTCCACTTGCGCAGGCGTATGCAGGCCACCAGTTCGGCCACTTCACCATGCTGGGTGATGGAAGGGCCCATCTTCTTGGCGAGCAGATTACGCCTGAAGGGGAGCGGATTGATATACAGTTTAAAGGCTCTGGGAGAACACCATATTCAAGAGGTGGAGACGGACGGGCAGGATTAGGGCCGATGCTTCGGGAGTACATTATGAGCGAAGCCATGCATGCTTTGGGGATTCCGACTACCAGGAGCCTCGCTGTAGTAACAACAGGAGATTCTGTTTACCGGGAAACGGAACAACAAGGGGCGATTTTAACACGCACAGCCAGCAGCCATCTTCGGGTAGGGACTTATGAATACGCAGTGAGGTATTGTTCGGAAGAAGAACTCAGGAAACTGGCGGATTACACGATCGAACGCCATTACCCGGAAGCCGGGAGCGGGGAAAACCCTTATCTCGAACTTCTCAAGAGTGTGATAAACCGTCAGGCGGAATTGATTGCTAAATGGCAGCTTGCTGGTTTTATCCATGGCGTAATGAATACGGACAACACGACGATCAGCGGGGAAACAATTGATTACGGACCATGCGCATTTATGAATGCTTACGACCCGAAAACTGTTTTCAGCTCTATTGATGTACAGGGACGTTACGCATATGGAAACCAGCCATATATCGGCGGCTGGAATCTCGCCAGATTTGCAGAAGCTCTTGTGCCTCTCCTTGATGAGGACGATGAGAAAGCAGTGGAAATGGCCCAGGATGCTATTTCAGCATTTGGCGACTTATACCGGGATTACTATTTCAGCGGGATGAGGAAGAAACTTGGGCTGTTTAATGAAGAAGAGGAAGATAAACAGCTGATCGACAGCTTGCTTGGCATGATGCAGAAGCATGATGCTGACTACACGAACAGCTTCCTCGCCTTAACTTATGATAATCCTGAGGACCTTGTATTTTCAGGAACAGAGAATTTTAACGACTGGCATAAGAAATGGCAGGACAGGCTTGAACGCCAGGAACAATCAATCCAGGAAGCCCGCAAGCTAATGCACAGCTCCAATCCGGCAGTCATCCCCCGTAACCACCGGGTGGAAGAAGCGCTGGAGGCAGCGGTGAGCAAAAATGATTTCAATGTAATGAAGCGTCTTCTGAAAGTTCTTGGAACACCTTATGAGCATACGGAAGACAAGAAAGCCTACACCGAACCGCCGCCGCCGTCAGACCGGCCGTACCAGACTTTTTGCGGGACGTGA
- a CDS encoding UbiD family decarboxylase, with the protein MYRNMEECIIDLEKNGHLIRIKEEVDPYLEMAAIHMKVYEEGGPALLFENVKGSDFPAVSNLFGTMERSKFIFRKTWERTQNVIGLRNDPVSALKSPFKHVGSGVAATKALPVKKSGTGDLKEIKISDMPLIQHWPDDGGAFVTLPQVYSEDPDKPGIMNSNLGMYRVQLSGNEYELDKEVGLHYQIHRGIGVHQYKANKKGEPLKVSIFIGGPPAHTLAAVMPLPEGLSEMTVAGMLSGNRFRYSYVDGYCLSLDADFVITGEIYPDETKPEGPFGDHLGYYSLTHEFPLMRVHKVYAKENAILPFTVVGRPPQEDTSFGALIHELTGGAIKQEIPGVKEVHAVDAAGVHPLLFAIGSERYTPFQKVKQPAELLTISNRILGTGQLSLAKYLFIAAEEDKPLDSHKEEEFLTYILERMDFRRDIHFQTNTTIDTLDYSGTGLNTGSKVVFAAAGDKKRELCTEVPEELKDLPGFKNPRLIMPGIVAIEGSEFSSYDKAQEELKNLTASIEKNGGLDSCPMIILSDDSAFLSAELNNFLWVSFTRSNPSHDIYGVNSFYENKHWGCDNVIIDVRIKPHHAPPLIPDPEVEKNIERFFAEDGSLSGVAK; encoded by the coding sequence ATGTACAGAAATATGGAAGAATGCATCATTGATCTGGAAAAAAACGGCCATTTAATCAGGATAAAGGAAGAGGTTGATCCTTACCTGGAAATGGCTGCTATACATATGAAGGTTTATGAGGAAGGAGGCCCGGCACTTTTATTTGAAAATGTAAAAGGGTCTGATTTCCCGGCGGTTTCTAACCTTTTCGGCACGATGGAGAGAAGCAAATTTATTTTCCGCAAAACATGGGAACGGACACAGAATGTGATCGGACTTCGCAACGATCCGGTGAGTGCGCTTAAAAGCCCGTTTAAGCATGTTGGATCCGGAGTAGCTGCCACAAAAGCCCTTCCTGTGAAAAAATCAGGCACAGGGGATTTAAAGGAAATTAAGATTTCTGATATGCCGCTTATTCAGCACTGGCCGGATGATGGAGGAGCCTTTGTCACTCTCCCCCAGGTGTATTCAGAAGACCCGGACAAGCCTGGAATAATGAACTCGAATCTTGGGATGTACCGGGTTCAGCTAAGCGGAAATGAGTATGAACTGGACAAAGAGGTTGGCCTTCATTACCAGATACACCGTGGCATCGGGGTCCATCAGTATAAGGCAAATAAAAAAGGCGAGCCATTAAAGGTAAGTATTTTTATCGGAGGTCCTCCCGCCCACACACTTGCAGCAGTCATGCCGCTTCCCGAGGGACTTAGCGAAATGACAGTGGCAGGGATGCTTTCGGGTAACCGGTTCCGCTACAGTTATGTGGACGGATACTGCCTGAGCCTTGACGCTGATTTCGTCATCACGGGGGAAATATATCCGGACGAAACAAAACCTGAAGGGCCGTTCGGAGACCATTTAGGCTATTACAGCCTTACGCACGAGTTCCCGCTGATGAGGGTGCACAAAGTGTACGCAAAAGAAAATGCCATTTTACCTTTTACAGTTGTCGGTCGCCCTCCTCAGGAAGATACATCCTTCGGGGCGCTTATCCATGAACTTACCGGCGGTGCGATAAAGCAGGAGATTCCAGGCGTAAAAGAGGTCCATGCTGTTGATGCAGCAGGCGTTCACCCGCTTCTCTTCGCCATCGGAAGCGAACGGTATACTCCATTTCAGAAAGTAAAACAGCCTGCCGAACTGCTTACTATTTCCAACCGGATTTTAGGAACAGGACAGCTCAGCCTTGCCAAATATTTATTTATCGCGGCAGAAGAGGATAAGCCTCTGGATTCTCATAAAGAGGAAGAATTTTTAACGTACATTCTCGAACGGATGGATTTCAGGCGGGACATCCATTTCCAGACAAACACAACCATCGATACCCTCGATTACTCCGGTACCGGCCTGAATACGGGAAGTAAAGTTGTATTTGCAGCTGCAGGGGATAAAAAAAGAGAATTATGTACGGAAGTGCCCGAAGAACTGAAGGATCTCCCCGGCTTTAAGAACCCACGCCTGATTATGCCTGGAATAGTTGCTATCGAAGGAAGTGAGTTCTCGTCTTATGACAAAGCGCAGGAAGAACTGAAAAACTTAACAGCATCCATTGAGAAAAATGGCGGACTGGATTCCTGCCCAATGATTATTCTTTCTGATGACAGTGCGTTTTTAAGCGCTGAGTTAAATAACTTTTTATGGGTCTCCTTTACAAGAAGTAACCCTTCCCATGATATTTACGGTGTGAACAGTTTTTATGAAAATAAACACTGGGGATGCGACAATGTCATAATTGACGTTCGTATTAAACCTCATCATGCACCGCCACTCATTCCGGATCCCGAGGTGGAAAAAAATATCGAAAGGTTCTTTGCAGAGGATGGTAGTTTGAGTGGAGTTGCAAAATGA
- a CDS encoding SCO family protein — MKKTWHTPFALALVLLFGLSLFYIGTDGFKAYTAETARVNSLIENQPQFPEVTFEDSKGRVYPVSEFDGKYVFITFMYTYCSTVCPILEMNMGQVYSQVPEEYIGEDILFLSISFDPERDDPATLAEYTGHFNADGDTWRMARINDQEELDSLLEEFGVVVIPYENGDFAHNSAFYLVDREGTLIDVMDYTEIDEAAERVNTILENDKGE, encoded by the coding sequence ATGAAAAAAACATGGCATACTCCGTTTGCATTAGCATTAGTTTTACTGTTTGGTTTGAGCTTGTTTTATATCGGTACAGACGGTTTTAAAGCTTATACAGCGGAGACAGCGAGAGTCAACAGCCTTATAGAAAATCAGCCGCAGTTCCCTGAGGTCACCTTCGAAGACAGTAAAGGTCGGGTTTACCCGGTATCTGAGTTTGACGGGAAGTATGTTTTTATCACCTTTATGTACACTTATTGTTCTACTGTCTGCCCGATTCTGGAAATGAACATGGGCCAGGTTTACAGTCAGGTGCCTGAAGAATATATTGGTGAGGATATTTTGTTCTTAAGTATCAGTTTCGACCCGGAAAGAGATGACCCGGCAACACTGGCTGAATATACTGGACACTTTAACGCAGACGGCGATACCTGGAGAATGGCGCGGATTAACGACCAGGAGGAGCTGGACTCGCTGCTTGAAGAGTTCGGCGTGGTGGTTATCCCTTATGAAAATGGGGATTTTGCCCATAACTCAGCCTTTTACCTTGTGGACAGAGAAGGGACTCTCATTGATGTAATGGACTATACGGAAATCGATGAAGCCGCGGAAAGGGTTAATACTATCTTAGAAAATGACAAGGGGGAATAA
- a CDS encoding cytochrome c oxidase subunit II, with protein MMHKDEKIWLTLSFGLIMGFMLITGYQTLVLGMGPPSGMDTIDPQAVETTAPFDEPGVYQIGENEYEVVMTLQVFSFDPGDIEIPAGSTVHFTMTSKDVIHGVQIAGTNMNAMVTPGHVQRITQTFSEPGEYLMLCNEYCGTGHQFMATTITVK; from the coding sequence ATGATGCATAAAGATGAAAAAATTTGGCTGACATTAAGTTTCGGACTCATTATGGGATTTATGTTAATCACAGGTTATCAGACATTAGTACTTGGCATGGGGCCACCGAGTGGTATGGATACGATTGATCCGCAAGCAGTGGAAACAACCGCACCGTTTGATGAGCCGGGAGTTTACCAGATTGGTGAAAACGAGTATGAAGTTGTAATGACATTGCAAGTATTCAGTTTTGATCCAGGAGATATTGAAATACCGGCAGGCTCAACAGTTCATTTCACAATGACTTCAAAAGATGTTATTCACGGAGTGCAGATTGCCGGAACTAACATGAATGCGATGGTTACACCAGGGCATGTGCAGAGGATTACCCAGACATTCAGTGAGCCAGGTGAGTATTTAATGCTCTGTAACGAATACTGTGGAACTGGGCATCAGTTCATGGCAACTACGATAACTGTCAAGTAG